The following proteins are co-located in the Xyrauchen texanus isolate HMW12.3.18 chromosome 41, RBS_HiC_50CHRs, whole genome shotgun sequence genome:
- the LOC127634408 gene encoding protein Aster-C-like isoform X1: protein MTHTPKQVTVSVFTPESKSGEARWSSEEQELTSQGLEVIGQYIATPQSPEALLYTSYKQKSDEFRKLFRELPDNEKLIADYTCALQKDILLQGRIYLTENFLCFYSHVFRGTKITLNMKDISTMSREKTAKWIPNAIQINTVSEKLFFCSFSAREKSYLGIFRLWQNILMEKKLTKLELLQMVKQHYGNDLGLSHDEMESFQTSADTFTPTQPSLNMHGEDYTGRPERPTSLRLPQGELNSYEATTPQGDDAQSSVGLQSTLSANGDDTLSTPSRQRSPNLSLNRSGSERVSKHSSLSLDLNANEDQLSDNSRSDSLEEVEESETVSPVSQGRLFVNRVFHISAEKMFELLFTDSNFMRRLMDTRKITGISSTSWKREASGCMKRTLNYTITINNPLVGKFSTATENQTLYKESREGQYYMVDSEVFTHDVPYHDYFYTQNRFCIIRNSKHKCRLRIYTDVKYKKQPWGLVKSFITKNSWSGLEDYFKHLEAELLEEEAELTQGSGDAGKAGGMRRRRRSYSRTLQEHMKPGKQYGTDSDQQRGGTKGSMDIKNTKRLNITTIVVGMSLILFVLTVLNLGLFFKLWAMEDVAHRMYVSTKHRMRERTESSLAPDFGPRHGLPHRSREDAQLLRAVLQDSINLLEQLRSSLVVLQQNLQVYNRTSSQR from the exons ATGACCCATACACCCAAGCAAGTGACAGTCAGTGTGTTCACACCAGAGAGTAAATCTGGGGAAGCCAGATGGAGCTCAGAAGAACAAGAG TTAACCTCACAGGGCCTGGAGGTGATTGGGCAGTACATAGCAACACCACAATCACCTGAAGCACTGCTTTACACTAGTTATAAACAGAAGAGTGATGAGTTTCGGAAGTTATTCAGAGAGCTGCCAGACAATGAGAAACTAATTGCAG ACTACACTTGTGCGCTCCAGAAGGATATCTTATTACAAGGGCGCATCTACCTTACAGAGAATTTCTTATGTTTCTACAGTCATGTTTTCCGTGGTACAAAA ATCACGTTAAATATGAAGGATATTAGCACAATGTCAAGAGAGAAGACCGCAAAATGGATACCAAACGCCATCCAGATCAACACTGTTTCAGAGAAG CTATTCTTCTGTTCATTCTCTGCCAGGGAGAAAAGTTACCTTGGTATATTTAGGCTTTGGCAGAATATTCTAATGGAGAAG AAACTGACCAAGCTTGAGTTGTTGCAGATGGTTAAGCAGCATTATGGCAATGACCTAGGGTTGAGTCATGATGAAATGGAAAGCTTTCAAACCTCAGCAGATACTTTCACACCTACCCAACCCAg TCTGAACATGCATGGAGAAGATTACACAGGGAGGCCAGAAAGGCCCACATCACTTCGTCTTCCTCAGGGGGAGCTGAATTCTTATGAGGCTACGACACCACAGGGAGATGATGCACAATCCTCAGTTGGACTGCAAAGCACACTCTCAGCAAATGGG GATGACACTCTCAGCACCCCATCCCGTCAGCGCAGTCCAAATCTGTCCTTGAATCGGTCAGGGTCTGAGCGAGTGTCGAaacattcctctctctctctggacctGAATGCCAATGAAGACCAGCTCTCAGATAACAGCAGATCTGACAGCCTGGAGGAGG TGGAGGAAAGCGAGACTGTGTCTCCAGTGTCTCAAGGAAGGCTTTTTGTAAACAGGGTCTTTCACATCAGTGCTGAGAAAATGTTTGAACTGCTTTTCACCGATTCTAATTTTATGCGGAGGTTAATGGATACCAGGAAGATCACAG GTATAAGCTCTACTTCTTGGAAAAGGGAGGCCTCTGGCTGTATGAAAAGGACTTTGAACTACACCATAACCATCAATAACCCCCTAGTCGGCAAATTCTCCACTGCTACAGAAAACCAG ACACTATATAAAGAGTCGAGGGAGGGCCAATACTACATGGTAGACTCCGAGGTCTTCACGCATGATGTTCCATACCATGACTACTTCTACACTCAGAATCGCTTCTGTATTATCCGTAACTCAAAGCACAAGTGCAGACTCCG GATTTACACAGATGTGAAATACAAAAAGCAACCCTGGGGTCTTGTTAAGTCCTTTATCACCAAAAACTCTTGGAGTGGCCTAGAAGACTACTTTAAACACCTTG AGGCAGAGCTGCTTGAAGAAGAGGCAGAGTTGACTCAGGGAAGTGGAGATGCTGGGAAGGCGGGAGGAATGCGCAGGAGGCGAAGATCCTACAGTCGCACTCTACAGGAACACATGAAGCCAGGCAAGCAGTATGGCACAGACTCTGATCAGCAGAGAGGCGGCACTAAGG GTTCCATGGACATTAAGAACACAAAAAGATTGAACATCACTACCATTGTGGTTGGGATGAGCTTAAT TCTTTTCGTACTGACAGTTCTGAACTTGGGGCTGTTCTTTAAACTTTGGGCCATGGAGGATGTCGCCCACCGTATGTATGTGAGCACCAAGCACAGGATGAGGGAGAGAACGGAGTCCAG TTTGGCTCCTGACTTTGGGCCAAGACATGGACTGCCACACAGAAGTCGAGAGGATGCACAGTTACTGAGGGCAGTACTGCAGGACTCCATTAACCTTCTTGAGCAG CTGCGCAGCTCTCTTGTGGTGCTTCAGCAGAACTTACAGGTCTACAACAGAACCTCCTCTCAGCGCTAA
- the LOC127634408 gene encoding protein Aster-C-like isoform X2, with amino-acid sequence MTHTPKQVTVSVFTPESKSGEARWSSEEQELTSQGLEVIGQYIATPQSPEALLYTSYKQKSDEFRKLFRELPDNEKLIADYTCALQKDILLQGRIYLTENFLCFYSHVFRGTKITLNMKDISTMSREKTAKWIPNAIQINTVSEKLFFCSFSAREKSYLGIFRLWQNILMEKKLTKLELLQMVKQHYGNDLGLSHDEMESFQTSADTFTPTQPSLNMHGEDYTGRPERPTSLRLPQGELNSYEATTPQGDDAQSSVGLQSTLSANGDDTLSTPSRQRSPNLSLNRSGSERVSKHSSLSLDLNANEDQLSDNSRSDSLEEVEESETVSPVSQGRLFVNRVFHISAEKMFELLFTDSNFMRRLMDTRKITGISSTSWKREASGCMKRTLNYTITINNPLVGKFSTATENQTLYKESREGQYYMVDSEVFTHDVPYHDYFYTQNRFCIIRNSKHKCRLRIYTDVKYKKQPWGLVKSFITKNSWSGLEDYFKHLEAELLEEEAELTQGSGDAGKAGGMRRRRRSYSRTLQEHMKPGSMDIKNTKRLNITTIVVGMSLILFVLTVLNLGLFFKLWAMEDVAHRMYVSTKHRMRERTESSLAPDFGPRHGLPHRSREDAQLLRAVLQDSINLLEQLRSSLVVLQQNLQVYNRTSSQR; translated from the exons ATGACCCATACACCCAAGCAAGTGACAGTCAGTGTGTTCACACCAGAGAGTAAATCTGGGGAAGCCAGATGGAGCTCAGAAGAACAAGAG TTAACCTCACAGGGCCTGGAGGTGATTGGGCAGTACATAGCAACACCACAATCACCTGAAGCACTGCTTTACACTAGTTATAAACAGAAGAGTGATGAGTTTCGGAAGTTATTCAGAGAGCTGCCAGACAATGAGAAACTAATTGCAG ACTACACTTGTGCGCTCCAGAAGGATATCTTATTACAAGGGCGCATCTACCTTACAGAGAATTTCTTATGTTTCTACAGTCATGTTTTCCGTGGTACAAAA ATCACGTTAAATATGAAGGATATTAGCACAATGTCAAGAGAGAAGACCGCAAAATGGATACCAAACGCCATCCAGATCAACACTGTTTCAGAGAAG CTATTCTTCTGTTCATTCTCTGCCAGGGAGAAAAGTTACCTTGGTATATTTAGGCTTTGGCAGAATATTCTAATGGAGAAG AAACTGACCAAGCTTGAGTTGTTGCAGATGGTTAAGCAGCATTATGGCAATGACCTAGGGTTGAGTCATGATGAAATGGAAAGCTTTCAAACCTCAGCAGATACTTTCACACCTACCCAACCCAg TCTGAACATGCATGGAGAAGATTACACAGGGAGGCCAGAAAGGCCCACATCACTTCGTCTTCCTCAGGGGGAGCTGAATTCTTATGAGGCTACGACACCACAGGGAGATGATGCACAATCCTCAGTTGGACTGCAAAGCACACTCTCAGCAAATGGG GATGACACTCTCAGCACCCCATCCCGTCAGCGCAGTCCAAATCTGTCCTTGAATCGGTCAGGGTCTGAGCGAGTGTCGAaacattcctctctctctctggacctGAATGCCAATGAAGACCAGCTCTCAGATAACAGCAGATCTGACAGCCTGGAGGAGG TGGAGGAAAGCGAGACTGTGTCTCCAGTGTCTCAAGGAAGGCTTTTTGTAAACAGGGTCTTTCACATCAGTGCTGAGAAAATGTTTGAACTGCTTTTCACCGATTCTAATTTTATGCGGAGGTTAATGGATACCAGGAAGATCACAG GTATAAGCTCTACTTCTTGGAAAAGGGAGGCCTCTGGCTGTATGAAAAGGACTTTGAACTACACCATAACCATCAATAACCCCCTAGTCGGCAAATTCTCCACTGCTACAGAAAACCAG ACACTATATAAAGAGTCGAGGGAGGGCCAATACTACATGGTAGACTCCGAGGTCTTCACGCATGATGTTCCATACCATGACTACTTCTACACTCAGAATCGCTTCTGTATTATCCGTAACTCAAAGCACAAGTGCAGACTCCG GATTTACACAGATGTGAAATACAAAAAGCAACCCTGGGGTCTTGTTAAGTCCTTTATCACCAAAAACTCTTGGAGTGGCCTAGAAGACTACTTTAAACACCTTG AGGCAGAGCTGCTTGAAGAAGAGGCAGAGTTGACTCAGGGAAGTGGAGATGCTGGGAAGGCGGGAGGAATGCGCAGGAGGCGAAGATCCTACAGTCGCACTCTACAGGAACACATGAAGCCAG GTTCCATGGACATTAAGAACACAAAAAGATTGAACATCACTACCATTGTGGTTGGGATGAGCTTAAT TCTTTTCGTACTGACAGTTCTGAACTTGGGGCTGTTCTTTAAACTTTGGGCCATGGAGGATGTCGCCCACCGTATGTATGTGAGCACCAAGCACAGGATGAGGGAGAGAACGGAGTCCAG TTTGGCTCCTGACTTTGGGCCAAGACATGGACTGCCACACAGAAGTCGAGAGGATGCACAGTTACTGAGGGCAGTACTGCAGGACTCCATTAACCTTCTTGAGCAG CTGCGCAGCTCTCTTGTGGTGCTTCAGCAGAACTTACAGGTCTACAACAGAACCTCCTCTCAGCGCTAA